From the Lathyrus oleraceus cultivar Zhongwan6 chromosome 4, CAAS_Psat_ZW6_1.0, whole genome shotgun sequence genome, one window contains:
- the LOC127073456 gene encoding ubiquitin-like domain-containing protein CIP73 has translation MGSNSAEKVSSNSSIGSSETTIEIKIKTLDSQTYSLKVDKQMPVPALKEQIASVTGVISEQQRLICQGKVLKDDQLLSAYHVEDGHTLHLVVRQPDLPPPGSLPNHAATEPNSSTSHNHSTQVAPGVFIETFNVPVHGDGVPPEINRIVSAVLGSIAGLPNFASGGEGIIVREHDSQGFGRTSDSSGVSDPNRPLPDQTGLRSLSDRLRNTFGFPASVSLGSLQPPVIPDSLTTLSQYLSHMSHEFDIIVREGENNAQAAEAHSNGEIGSASSRLGSTPESLSSPASLAEVLRSTRRMITEQAGECILQLARQLENQADVTDAQLRSTAQSRALATGVLFYNLGAFLLELGRTTMTLRMGQTPSEAVVNGGPAVFISPTGPNHIMVQPLPFQPGASFGAVPVGAAQSDSSLGSGLGSNFFPRRIDIQIRRGTSTTTPNANQEEREDTQSASVQRNPAESSANQASARRPDASTAGEAGIRIVPIRTMVATVPGPLGRPSEPSAANSTGLYHPVIGRFQRVTTGHANSEQGSQSANQHRAAQHSTPESTLLRQSAEDSPRNGTSSTPNTRPELFSSRVVNINILSAGGSQNNQESDRQMPSNVIQFLRTLFPGGEIHVEDSSSQGANAGSAAVHAATTAAAPQVPEAESPVSDGVFLSNVLREIMPVISQQVGSERNSSDDQMAQDSSTQVETNAGTSRRHNDSESSAPDPKRQKME, from the exons ATGGGAAGCAACAGTGCTGAGAAGGTCTCTAGCAATAGCAGCATTGGAAGTTCAGAAACAACTATTGAGATAAAGATCAAAACACTGGATTCACAAACTTATTCCCTCAAAGTTGATAAACAG ATGCCAGTCCCTGCTCTGAAAGAACAAATTGCTTCTGTAACTGGAGTGATATCAGAACAACAGCGCTTAATTTGCCAAGGGAAAGTTCTCAAGGATGATCAACTACTGTCTGCCTACC ATGTTGAAGATGGTCACACATTGCATCTGGTTGTGAGGCAACCTGATCTGCCACCTCCAGGAAGTCTACCCAATCACGCAG CGACTGAGCCAAATTCAAGCACAAGCCATAATCACAGTACCCAAGTCGCTCCAGGTGTCTTCATTGAAACTTTCAATGTTCCTGTTCACGGGGATGGAGTTCCGCCTGAaataaatagg ATTGTTTCCGCTGTTCTTGGCTCTATCGCCGGACTTCCAAATTTCGCAAGTGGTGGTGAAGGGATTATTGTCAGG GAGCATGATTCCCAAGGCTTTGGAAGAACTTCAGATTCTAGTGGAGTATCAGACCCGAACCGTCCCCTACCTGATCAAACTGGTTTACGTAGTTTGTCGGATAGATTACGGAATACTTTTGGATTTCCGGCATCAGTTTCTCTAGGGTCTTTGCAGCCTCCT GTCATTCCTGATTCTTTGACAACTTTGTCCCAGTATCTAAGTCATATGAGCCATGAATTTGATATAATTG TCAGAGAAGGGGAGAATAATGCCCAAGCAGCTGAGGCTCATAGTAATGGTGAAATAGGATCTGCTTCTTCACGTCTGGGTTCAACACCGGAAAGTCTTTCATCACCCGCATCCTTGGCAGAAGTCTTGCGTTCTACCAGACGAATGATCACTGAACAAGCTGGGGAGTGCATACTT CAACTGGCAAGACAACTGGAGAATCAAGCAGATGTAACTGATGCACAATTGCGATCAACCGCCCAATCTAGGGCTTTGGCGACTGGAGTATTGTTTTACAACCTTGGTGCATTTTTACTTGAGCTTGGTCGAACAACCATGACATTGCGTATGGGTCAAACACCG TCTGAAGCTGTTGTTAATGGGGGACCCGCAGTTTTTATATCACCTACTGGTCCTAATCATATCATGGTTCAG CCTCTTCCTTTTCAACCTGGAGCAAGCTTTGGTGCTGTCCCTGTAGGAGCTGCACAGTCTGACTCAAGTTTAGGTAGTGGACTTGGCTCAAATTTTTTCCCAAGGCGTATCGATATACAGATAAGACGAG GCACTTCAACAACCACACCAAATGCCAATCAAGAAGAGCGTGAGGATACACAATCTGCTTCAGTTCAAAGAAATCCAGCTGAAAGTTCTGCTAATCAAGCAAGCGCTAGGCGTCCCGATGCATCTACTGCTGGAGAGGCAGGAATAAGGATAGTGCCAATTAGAACCATGGTTGCAACAGTACCTGGTCCCTTGGGCCGTCCTTCAGAACCATCTGCTGCTAATTCTACAGGGCTTTACCATCCAGTTATCGGGAGATTTCAACGTGTAACTACAGGACATGCAAATAGTGAACAGGGATCTCAATCAGCAAATCAGCATCGTGCTGCACAGCATTCAACTCCTGAATCCACATTGTTAAGGCAAAGCGCAGAAGACTCTCCAAGGAATG GCACCTCATCAACTCCAAACACGAGACCAGAGCTATTTAGTTCTCGTGTTGTAAATATCAATATTCTGTCGGCTGGTGGGTCCCAAAACAATCAAGAGTCTGATAGACAGATGCCAAGCAATGTAATTCAGTTTTTAAGAACACTCTTTCCTGGTGGAGAAATTCACGTTGAGGATTCAAGCTCACAAGGAGCAAATGCGGGTTCCGCCGCAGTGCATGCTGCAACAACAGCGGCTGCTCCCCAAGTCCCTGAAGCTGAATCCCCTGTTAGTGATGGAGTATTTTTGTCAAATGTACTCCGTGAGATCATGCCGGTCATATCTCAACAAGTAGGATCTGAAAGAAATTCTTCTGATGATCAAATGGCTCAAGATTCATCGACCCAG GTTGAAACTAACGCTGGGACATCACGGAGACACAACGATTCTGAATCAAGCGCTCCAGATCCAAAACGCCAaaag ATGGAATGA